The following nucleotide sequence is from Candidatus Eisenbacteria bacterium.
AGAGGCGCGCCTTCGCGTCGCGGCGGTCGGGGACCTCATCCTGAGCGACGATGTCGCCTCGGTCCTCGAGCGGAGTGGAACGATCGACCCGTTCCGGCCCGTGAGGCCTCTTCTCTCGCGAGCGGATCTTCTCTTCGGGAACCTCGAGTACCCGCTGACGAGGACCGGCTCCAGGCATCCGCTCGTGAGGCACCGGACGAGGAAGGGACCGCCCGAAATGGCGGACCTTCTCGCGAAGGCCGGCTTCTCCGTTCTCGGTCTCGCGAACAACCACATCCTCGATTGCTTGGTCGAGGGGCTCGCGGACACCGTGCGCACGCTCGCCGCGCGGGGGATCCGGGCGGTCGGGGCCGGCTCGTCTCTCGCGCTCGCCCGCTCGCCCGCGGTGATCGAAAAGAACGGGCTCCGCCTCGGGTTCCTCGCGTACACCTTCCCCCACTATCAGATCGCGACCGACTCGATCCCCGGATGCGCGCCGGCCGATCCGGATCTCATGCGCGAGGACGTCCGCGCTCTCCGGGCGCGCGTCGATCACGCGATCGTCTCGATTCACGCGAATCCGGACGCGGGAACCGATTTCTTCTTCTATCCATCGTTGAGACAGCAACGGATCGCCCGTTCTCTCGTCGAGGAGGGAGCCTCCGCCGTTCTCTGCCATCATGTGCACGCGGTGCAGGGGATCGAGATCGATCGGGGCGCGGTGATCGCCCACGGGCTCGGAAGCTTCCTCGTTCCGATCGGGGATTCGTACCTGCGCTCGGCTCCCTCCCCCTACGCGGAGCGGATCGGAGAGGGGATGATCGT
It contains:
- a CDS encoding CapA family protein — protein: MGDRQEKKEGPRLAIQDGRIPIRSGEARLRVAAVGDLILSDDVASVLERSGTIDPFRPVRPLLSRADLLFGNLEYPLTRTGSRHPLVRHRTRKGPPEMADLLAKAGFSVLGLANNHILDCLVEGLADTVRTLAARGIRAVGAGSSLALARSPAVIEKNGLRLGFLAYTFPHYQIATDSIPGCAPADPDLMREDVRALRARVDHAIVSIHANPDAGTDFFFYPSLRQQRIARSLVEEGASAVLCHHVHAVQGIEIDRGAVIAHGLGSFLVPIGDSYLRSAPSPYAERIGEGMIVFLEFGREGLLSLTIEPTVIEENLSVRPSLGEERAEFFRHLSAISAPLSDERELSRRAPDRSLRAKAGRALAKTKRIGLASFLREIAGDGGDRIDRLLFEPGRERAFREKLRRSPLRIEPNPPLASDGRSTAEKTRRRRDADVR